Proteins from a single region of Antechinus flavipes isolate AdamAnt ecotype Samford, QLD, Australia chromosome 2, AdamAnt_v2, whole genome shotgun sequence:
- the RPL35 gene encoding 60S ribosomal protein L35 produces the protein MAKIKARDLRGKKKEELLKQLDDLKVELSQLRVAKVTGGAASKLSKIRVVRKSIARVLTVINQTQKENLRKFYKGKKYKPLDLRPKKTRAMRRRLNKHEEGLKTKKQQRKERLYPLRKFAVKA, from the exons ATG GCAAAAATCAAGGCCAGGGATCTTCgtggaaagaagaaggaggagctACTCAAACAGTTAGATGATTTAAAGGTGGAACTTTCCCAATTGAGAGTGGCCAAAGTCACTGGAGGAGCTGCATCCAAACTGTCTAAGAT CCGAGTTGTAAGAAAATCTATTGCCCGAGTCCTGACTGTCATCAaccagacacagaaagagaacctCAGGAAATTTTATAAG GGCAAGAAATACAAGCCCCTGGACCTTCGGCCCAAGAAAACCCGTGCCATGCGACGCAGGCTTAATAAGCATGAGGAAGGCCTGAAGACCAAAAAACAGCAGAGGAAGGAACGGCTGTACCCTCTTCGGAAATTTGCTGTCAAGGCATAA
- the ARPC5L gene encoding actin-related protein 2/3 complex subunit 5-like protein yields the protein MARNTQSSRFRKVDIDEFDENKFVDEQEEAAAAVAAEPGPDSDPDPGEVDSLLRQGDMLRAFHAALRNSPVNAKNQAVKERAQGVVLKVLTNFKSSEIEQAVQSLDRNGIDLLMKYIYKGFEKPTENSSAVLLQWHEKALAVGGLGSIIRVLTARKTV from the exons ATGGCTCGGAACACGCAGTCCTCGCGCTTCCGCAAGGTGGATATCGACGAGTTCGACGAGAACAAATTCGTCGACGAGCAGGAGGAAGctgcggcggcggtggcggcggagCCGGGCCCGGACTCGGACCCGGACCCGGGGGAGGTGGACAGCCTTCTGCGGCA AGGTGATATGCTCAGAGCATTTCATGCAGCTTTACGAAACTCCCCTGTCAATGCGAAGAATCAAGCAGTAAAG GAACGGGCCCAAGGAGTGGTACTGAAAGTGCTCACGAACTTTAAAAGCAGTGAGATAGAGCAGGCTGTACAATCATTAGACAGAAATGGCATTGACTTGTTAATGAAGTACATTTATAAAGGATTTGAAAAGCCCACAGAGAATAGCAGCGCCGTGTTACTTCAGTGGCATGAGAAG GCATTAGCAGTAGGTGGTCTAGGTTCCATAATAAGAGTTCTCACAGCAAgaaaaactgtttaa